Below is a window of Molothrus aeneus isolate 106 chromosome 14, BPBGC_Maene_1.0, whole genome shotgun sequence DNA.
TGTAATTCAGCATCACACTGACATTGAGGAAAATAACCCTAAATTTTAGTGAAGTTCTTGAATAGTCCCTTAAATAAAGAATTTATCACAAATACAGAACATCTGTAAtgcatttacatttaaattttattgtaataataaatattaatttataaaattaactTTCTGATGATGTCACAGTCCCTGACATTCCCTCAGGGGCtgaaaagtgttttaaattattcctctttatttttccttcctaaaatGAAGGTGGGAATCCCCTGTGGAGCTGTTCCCTACCCAAAGTGGGAGTGCTGGGCCTGCTGCTCACGGCGCCCACGCTCAGGCGAGGGACTGTGATCCTGCCTGCTGTGGAGGAGACCTGTGGAGAGAGAATCAGGGAATGAGGGAATAAACAGGAAAGTCCCCCCACAGTGAGGCATTCAGGGCTTCacagcaaaggaaatatttttcctctaaaGTAGAAACAACTGAGGTGGAAGTAACAAATACTCTTAATATCTACACCAAAGCCTGACGTGTGCTTCTGACAACCTGACATTAAACCTGACAGTTCCTCCTGGACATGAGGAGGAATTCCTTCAGGGAAAGGGTGGGCAGgctttggaaggggctgcccagggagctgctggagtccccatccctggaggtgcccagggaatgactggatgtggcactcagtgctctggcacaggctggatttgatgatcttggagaGCTTTACCAGCCTCtatgattctgggattctgcagTATTTCTTTCACACTACGATATTCCAATACCTGAAATGTtcccatattttaaaatttcccacatttccaaatttccattttaaaccaaccaacaacaaaTGGCAAACCCAGCCCGGAGACCTCTGAGCTGACACACACAGGCCAATATTCACCTTTCCCACCTTTCAGAGCTGTGGAAAACTGCAATTTAACACCACTCCCACCCCCCCAGGGGTGCATCCCCAATCCCTGAGCCATCCTTACCTTCTTCTGCAGGGATTTCAGGCGGTAGTTGGGGGCAGTCAGGCAGTACCTGTCGGGCGGCAGCCGCGGGCCCGAGTACGGCTTGATCAGCGGCAGCGGCGTCTGGTTCTTCTGGCGGGCAATGtccagcaggaactgcagagacacagccacagccccgGGTCTGGGCACATCCCCGTGTCCTGGTGACATCCCAGTGTCCCACTGACATCCCCGTGTCTGGTCACACCCCTGTGTCCTGGTGACATCCCCGTGTCCTGGTGACATCCCCGTGTCCTGGTGACATCCCCGTGTCTGGGCACATTCCTGTGTCCTGGTGacatccccgtgtccctgccTCTTCCCCGTGTCCCAGTGACATCCCCATGTCCAGTCAGATTCCTGTGTCCCAGCCTCATCCCTGTGTCCTGGACACATACCAGTGTTCTGGCCACATCCCCATGTCCTGGTgacatccctgtgtcccagtgATATCCCAGTGTCCTGGTCTCATCCCCGTATCCCACTGACATCCCCGTGTCCCAGCCTCATTTCCATGCCCTGGACACATCCCTGTATCCCACTGACATCTCTGTGTCCAGGCCTCAACCCTGTGTCCTGGCCACATCCCCATGTTCTGCCCTCTTTCCATGTGTCCCAGTAACATCCTCGTGTCCCAGccacatccctgtgtccctaTGACATCCCCGTGTCCTGGTGCCAgccccatgtccctgcccatccccatgtcccagtgacatccccgtgtccccggcCACGCGGGTGGCGCTCACGTCGCGGGGCGGGGGCGATGTGAAGGACTGGTCGGTGCGGCACTGGATCGCCAGCCGCACGTCATCCGCGTCCACGCTCGACTTCTTGGCGTGGCTTGAGTAGATCTTGGCGTCCTCCAGGATGGTGGTGACGTATCCTGGGGGAAACGGGCTCTGGGTTCCATCAAATACTCCCCAGCCCCGTCCTGCTCTCACCCAGCTGGCACTGAAACCTCTGCGAGTACTGCTCAGAGTGCCCGAGGGCAGCACTGATGGGATAacgggaaggaattcttccctgccaggccctggcacagcgaCCCAAAGCAGCTGtagctgcccctgcatccctggaagtgtccaaggccaggctggacgtggcttggagctccctgggacagaggaaggtgcccctgcccaaaccatgctgtgtttgtgattctgtgattaaagAGTCAcaaaatttcagctggaaaagatctccGCGGTCACCAGGCCTGACAGGGGAGCCCCCGCGGAAACACGGACTCACAGAGCACTCTCTGCTCCAGACAACACTTCCCCGCTCCACCCAACACTTCCTTGCCCCACAcaacccttccctgctccacCCGCGGCTTCCCCGCGCACttcccgcccggccccgcttACTGTAGGCGAACTCCAGCATCTGGTTGATGACGCGCGGCTCGTACTCGGTGATGCCCATGTCCTTGAGGATCTGCGCCATCACCTGCGGGGGGGACACAGGCACCGCTCAGCCTCCCGGTACCCCTCGGTCCCACCCGGATCCCCCCGGGCCCCGCGGTACCTGCGCGTCTTTAGGGGCGCTCTTGGGAGACGCCATCTTGGCCGCCTCCATCGTTTCCGGTCATGTGACAAAAGGGGCGCGGCTACGGCGGCCGGGAGGGCGGTGTTGCTATGGAGACGCGGCCTAGCGGGGTTGCCAAGGAGATGCGGCCTAGCGAGGTTGCCGTGGAGATGCGGCCTTGCCGGTCAGAAATTCACGTTACTATAAATATTCATGAGGAAAAACAGGCACAGACCAAATCTGCTGGATCCAAGTGACTGCTTTCCCActttccctgctgcagacagCCCAGTGCCCCCCATCTGCCCTGTGGTGATGCAGGAGAGGATGTTTTGTAATTTCATTAATAGCTCTGAAGTCACTTTTTAAAGTGCCAGCAATCCCAGGATTAACTAAAAATGACGGTGTGTTCCCACTGTTCTGAAAATAACAGGTTCCACTTTGGAAGcaaatttaaaagctttttaaagctGGCTTTAATGGCAGCTGAGTGGATTTGGAAGCCACTTAGAGCACATTCCATGTGAGTTTTCTCAAAGTTTCTCACTTTCTGAGGCAAAACAGAACcaaaaataaagttttgttgTGATTTTGTCGGGCAGGCGATCAGCAGTGTTAGAGAAGCAGTTTCAATCTGTTATAACCCGGGATGGTTGGACTGCAGCCAGGtctggaggaagaggatgggctggggactcccatcccagctcctcagagACAGGGACAAACCAAGAGGGCAAACCAAGAGGACAAACCAAGAGCTGCTCCCTCTGATCCTCCCTGTGGAacattccagcagcagctctggtgctcCTCATCCACACACAGGCAGGCATTCAGCACCTGGATCAGCCAACCTGGCTGGagccacatcccagccctgccctgggtttgggagcagcctgggggagcaggagcagccccacagctccagcagtgcctgcaggagctggaaaacCCTCACCCAGCACAAGGGGCAGGCACGGGATCCCTGTGCCAGAATTTGTGCTGAGGCAGCTCCCAGGCCAAGTCATTTGACTTCCATGAGTCAGAATGTGTTACACAAAAACAtcctgggagggaggagggaggaggaattCCAGACACTGACCTTCGACAACAAACTaaatcctcttttctttccttgttttagGAAAGAGGGGGAGAGCAGCTCTTCCACAGGCTGagatcaggctggagctcagcacaTGGAGCTGTGGGCTGTCACACATTCCTgaggcaggaaagaaaatgatgGTTTGAATCCCCACTTCCATGGGGCTTGGATTTATCCTGAAAACCAGTGCAGGCTCTTTGCCCCCTCTGTGCCACCTTCTCCACTCACCACAGGTGACTTTCCACACTGGGAAGCACAACCAGGAGCTCCTTGCAGGATTTCTGtgaggaaagcagcaggaaaaggcagagagagggAGTTACTACAGGGCAGCCACCTGTAGTAcccccctccaggccctgcccccTCCCCGGGACCCCCTCCTCGGGAGGGGGCCCTGCAAAATTTCTGTGAGACTTTGATTTCAGTGAGTTtgcagagctgagagctggTATGGTAAGAACCATTAGCTGCAGGCATGTGATGGGAAGCAAAAGCCCTGTTTTACCCAATCCTTTCTCTCAAGATGTGTTGAATTAACATGAAGCAACATGAGAAACGGTGCAAATGGAGCCAGAGTACTGGGGAGCTTCCCCCCCAGTCTGCTCAGGGAATAATGGAGTGAGGGCCAATGTGTTGGAACTGCTGGGAGCACCTGAGAAGGTGAGGGAGAACAGCATCATGGATGGCTGACCTCCCTTCCTGTGGGTGAAAGTGGGAAAAATGTTGCTGGTGACACGGAGCACATGTCCCTTTGCTTAAATAGTCCCATCTCTCACAGAGGAAAGTATCTGTGActccttgggttttttcttcaatCCAGAAGGGTGTATATCCAAAGAGATGAATTGGGGGAACAGGTTTCTTCACATACAAGGGATGTTTTTCcatcttgctttaaaaaaaaaaacaacaaaaacagttTGTCAGCCTTTACTCAGTTCAACGCCATTTGCTCAAAACATAGCAGCTTCCATCATTATCTCTCTTACCTCATAATATTTATTGCCATTAGGAAATTTGATACAGGATTACCAAAGATAGCTTCATTATCAATGACAATAAATACCTATGCAAATGCAGCACCAGAAGCATGGGGAGGGTTGctgttattatttaatttttttttctttgcaaaatctCCCTGGTTTGTCAGTGAACTCTGAGGCAGATAATTTGTTTGGTAAACCATTGATGaagaattttctctctttgacCAAATGAATCAAGATGTGGCACAACTGTCATCTCTGTGCAAATCCAAGactatttttcattcttgcacACCTTTGCCTTCCCAGTGATGTGTATAATGCAAGACAGACATATCTTTCTGAATATTTATAACACAGATGTGATATGGTTTAATCTGAGCTGCAGCCATCAAGAGGATGTAAACTCTATTTCCACTGGATGTCACTCTTAGCTTAGGGCTGTGGGAGCTTAACACTAAGGGGTTGGCTGCATCAGTCTGATACCTGTTGGtttgtttagattttttaaagatgtttATTTAACCTCATAGTTCtaagtgtatttttttaaggagaaaaagtgCTAAAGATGGTAATGATGATATGTTGAGTTAGTTTTTACTTGTGTGATTCCAGCATATTTCTGAAGGGGTAATGAATTTGTGAAACTTCACAGCGTAGAGATGCACTTGGATAAAATTCTGAGGTATTAAGAGAATGTATTCCTGAGTCTATTTCAAACAATTCCCCTGTGCTTGGGAGACCTGATACTACTCTGcaataaatttccttttttatatatatatttgatatCTAACCTTTCCTTATTTAGTTTCTTTGCTTACAACTATGTTTTttgtgggggggggggcagggtttgtgattttgggatttttaaatgtttttggttttcattctttggggttttttttttgtgaaggtttttttgtttgtttgtttgtttgtggtttatgttggtttggtttggggttttttgaggggattttttttgtttgcaattgTAGCTTTTCCACAGCCAAACACAGAAGTAGCTGGCATGGATTGGACAACATTGCATTCCCTTCCACCACTTGCTTATGTAAATTCAGTATATAAGAGAGACTTGACCCTGGTAAATACACTCTCAAAAGTCATTTTGGGTCATGCCAATGAGCTAAACTGCTTATTAATTGATGTTCTGTAACGCTCTACTAGAAGcagcaatttaaaatatatcacACATAGGTTTTATATGTCACATATAGGTTTTGGTTGCCTATGTTTCGTTAAGTTGTCACAGGATGCTCCTGATTCTGGGGTGttttattttgcactgctcttcAGGGTTGCACAGAACAGCACAAAACTGCCCCTCTGTAATTACATTTCAATGACACAGCTCAGAAATTTGGCTCTTTATTTTGACAGCCACAATGTCATAATATATTGGTCACAAACAAGCTTGGAAATGAATGTTCCTCTAAGGTGAGTTGTGAAGTTCATGTCTTTGATACTTAAATGTCACCTGACTTTGATTCAAAGTCAGAGCAAAGTCAAATTTATATGGATGTAGgagcctccctctcctccctgtaTCCATATCACAGGAAACACTTATGTGGGCTGGAAGGAAAGTCCCATGAATGAATTTGGAAGTTCTGTTCCCTGCTGGCTTTTTCTCCCACAGAGCTGGTGCAAGCACCTGATGCAAGCCTAAAGAAAGATGTTAAGCGTCCCAACCTGCTTTAACTTAGTTTTTCATTTGTCAGTGATATTTCCTCCGTGTATGTCCCAAAATGCCAAATCAGGGTGTTTGTATTCTGTTgcgtgtgatgccatttcctgtttcacctatcccaactcCTCAGGTGCGCCAacctctgctctcccctttgccctcctgctaagagctgtccatcaatcttaacattgcAGCAAGGGcgtcgtgtggttggcagaatTTCAAAACACGCTcctcaggtccgggctcattggcctgtccaagtgtctttatctcttgagccttcccctcctcccacctggttggcccttacctgtcccttcccctcttcccctccctctgtccccggggcttaaaaggagacgagAGCACGCGGTCTGTCTGCTGCCTCTGGTTCAGAAGCATGGGTCAGACTGGTCGGGCTCGTCCCACGCGGAAATATTTGGATTAATATTCCTTATATTGGCATCCAAACCTGTGGCTGCACAAAATTGCAACCCCAATAGGAATCTCAGAACCTTGGAAAAGCTTTAAGGCAGCTATGCTGTGGATGCATAGCTCTCCAGAGAAACTTTGGGACTGCTCCCACAAGAAGCCTCGGGGAACGCTCTGCGGCTCTGGAAAATGCAGCTCCTTTCTGGTGAGCGAATTTTCCAGGGGAGAATAggggagcacctcctgcccgaGGGGCCCTATTCAAAGTGAAGAGACCAGCCTGCCTGATTTTGCCAGCAACAGCTTCGATTTTGGTGAGGTTTTTTGCTCCTTGGGGAACAGAAGCTCAAATTCCGTCTCTGCTGTGAGACTtgttcctttttgcttttttttgcgGGGGGGGGGAGAGCTCTCggtgcgcggggcgggcgggaggcGCTGCTCTCTCTCGgtgcgcggggcgggcgcggggcgctGCTCTCTCTCGGTGCGCGGGGCGGTTGCGGTTTCTGCTCTCTCTCGGTGCGCGGGGCGGTTGCGGTTTCTGCTCTCTCGgtgcgcggggcgggcgcggggcgctGCTCTCTCTCGGTGCGCGGGGCGCTGCTCTCTCTCggtgcgcggggcgggcggggggcgctgCTCTCTCTCGGTGCGCGGGGCGCTGCTCTCGGTGCGCGGGGCGGTTGCGGTTTCTGCTCTCGgtgcgcggggcgggcgcggggcgctGCTCTCTCTCGGTGCGCGGGTGGAGCTGCTCTCGGTGCGGGGGGGTTTCTGCTCGCTCTCGGGGCGGGGGGCGCTGCTCCCTACACGCGGCGCAGGGGGGCCCCGGTTTCGCTTTGCCGCGCGGTGCCCGGGGGCTGCTCTCTCCACGTGGCGCGGCGGGGCTGCGTTCGCGGGCGGGGAAGGCTTTGTCTGTCTCTCCACGCGGCCGGGGCgggtccccattccctgctgctgctgccgcggcaattttaaaagcagtataTACAGCTGCATTGTGAAAGCTTTCGTCTGATGCTTATCGCTTTTTAACCGTGGTCTTTTTAGAAATCGGTAGCTGATTTCGGCTTTGGAATCGGTCGgcgggattttttttctgtatcatttACATCTAATATGGGCTCGAAGTTgagcacagcacaaaaaggagTGTATTATCATATTGTTGGAATTTTAGTTAGTGCAAATGTAAAGTTctctaaaggaaaattgaaacagtTTATAAGGTGGCTTTTTCTACACTTCCCACAAACTTCTCCTGAGGAAGTCCACAATATTCAATTTTGGGATAAAGTAGGGCATGAATTCCCAGTCTGGGAATACTTCAGCTAAATTTGTGTTCTGGAGTTTACAAATTCGTACAAAGGGGATTGGAGAAAAAGCCAATTATCAAGCCATgtacctctgctctccctgtgtcTCCCCCTTCCAGCCCTAAACCTCTTACCCCAAAActtggtattttaaagagagCAAATTCTGATTATGTGCTGGGAAATCGACCCCCTGAGCTCTTTAAAATGCCTGAGTTCCCTTGTCCACAAGGCCCTGGCCAGACCGCGTGGAATATTCTCCAAAACCCTGTGTCTCCCAGAGCACGTGTTAGCCTTTCAGAGAGCAGTGATGCCCAAAACGGCCCCCAGTCCCTAGGGGGTACCCAAGATGGAGGATGCCACGTGGCACCCTCTCAAACCTGGTCATCTTCTTCCCAAGATGCCCCTaagcatcccaaaattccttccccatccccctcccctcctgttcCTCGTGacaccttccctccccctcccttaCCTGCTAtaccctcagctctgcccctctACTCCTCCCAGGGGGGCGTCTGCCGATGTGACGTcaccaggtgtcccctccccctgtTCCCACGGTGGGGACACACCCACTGCACGTCCCCAAACCTGTGTCTGTTATCTCAAATATTTCCCATTCAAGGGATACAGTGCAGGAAGCTGTAGACCCAATACAGGGTCCCACTTTGTCTGTCATTCGCTCCTGTTCCAAGCCCGCGGTAATGTTACTATTTCTGTTACTATTTCTGTAAGTGAATCAGATGCTTCAAAGACTACATCTGCTGGTCCACTGTTGAGAGTTAAACAAAATAACCTTTGTTATGATTTAGGTGAACGTATGTTAACCACATCTTCTGTCAATGAGCCTTACAGGTTGCAGCTGACAGAATCACTCCATCTGAAACTGTCACAGACACGGACTGGCATTTTGTCTCTGTCAACCCAGATCAGAAGGGCACTTTGCACCGAATTCGTTGTAAGTACGTCGTCATCGGGGACACCAAACACACACTACATGAGATTGAAATTGCTCCAGGAATGACAACACCAGATCCTGAGCAATTCCTTCTTGGGCTGCACTGTTTCCACCCACCCCTGTTACTTCCTAAAGGACAAATTGTTGCAcaagctgtccctgtgctgtttTTGCCTAAAGGCACGGAAAAACAAGGGCCCACAGTCACCCAGGTCCAAGTTATTGGGAAAGACAAACCCAAATTATGGTGTAATATCCGTGGGAGTGGGCAGTCAAAAAGCATTGAGATGCTTGTAGACACGGGTGCAGACTGCACAGTGATCCCAGCACAAGACTGGCCTGCACATTGGCCTTTGCAAAACGTTGCTGGTCACGTTCAAGGTGTAGGAGGCCTGCAATTGGTGAGACAATCCAAGAACATCATCCAAATTGAAGAACCAAACAGACAATTGGCAAATATCTGTCCATTTGTGTTACATTATTGGGAACCTTTGTTAGGGAGAGATTCAATGGCCCAGTGGGGTGTCACAATCGATATTCCAGACTCCCCACAGGATTTTTGTACAGCAGCCATTGAACAACAGTGCCTCACCCAAaaactgaagtggaaaacagacaaaccagTTGAGGTGAAACAGTGACTgctcagtaaacaaaaaataaaggcgCTTTAGGAGCTAGTGGAGGACCAACTGAAAAAGGG
It encodes the following:
- the TAF9B gene encoding transcription initiation factor TFIID subunit 9B: MEAAKMASPKSAPKDAQVMAQILKDMGITEYEPRVINQMLEFAYRYVTTILEDAKIYSSHAKKSSVDADDVRLAIQCRTDQSFTSPPPRDFLLDIARQKNQTPLPLIKPYSGPRLPPDRYCLTAPNYRLKSLQKKVSSTAGRITVPRLSVGAVSSRPSTPTLGTPSAQTVSVSAKVGAPVSLAGQRFTVQIPSSQPAGKSATPTTPTVQNVLINPSLIGPKNILITTNMVPPGAADPNPLKRKHEDDDDYDAL